A genomic window from Chelonoidis abingdonii isolate Lonesome George chromosome 26, CheloAbing_2.0, whole genome shotgun sequence includes:
- the FBXW9 gene encoding F-box/WD repeat-containing protein 9 isoform X2, with the protein MDLALNASEDPQGSDNDSDAENKVDPDTQAQEYIDRVLSSAQPRHRAQCSPPKSLPVGLGAQASEHRSPLELKKSPASDGATSGLLALPLELILEICSYLEARFVLEVLPLVCRTLRDIVQDPVTWRIRLQKRISGCYPVVEEEDFDWPAACMELEEHLRHWASDGRRTEYFSLADGHFASIDSVLLLQGGALCVSGSRDRNVNLWDLRELGQSPDKVLVKALGTERNGTHKGWVWSLASRDNKVCSGSWDSTVKLWDIEANGQQFGEIRGKAPVLCLSYLPDILVTGTYDKKVTVYDPRATQAPLKSRKLHSSAVLSLMADEHFIISGSEDRTLVIFDRRGNSVLQRLQLESYLISMSYQGTQLWAGDNQGLLYVFENRGGRFQHIRYFDVGHRSQITGVWHSLGTLYTTSTDKTLRIHVPTDPPHTVCSQTHNNVLNGISAEGNIVVAASGGPSLEIWRLDA; encoded by the exons ATGGACCTGGCATTGAACGCCTCTGAGGACCCCCAAGGCTCTGACAATGACTCCGACGCAGAGAACAAGGTTGATCCAGACACGCAGGCTCAGGAGTACATCGACCGTGTCCTCAGCTCTGCTCAGCCCCGCCACAGGGCCCAGTGCTCACCTCCCAAGTCACTCCCTGTGGGGCTTGGGGCCCAGGCATCGGAGCACAGGTCTCCTCTGGAGCTGAAGAAGTCTCCGGCAAGCGACGGTGCGACCTCTGGGCTGCTAGCCCTTCCTCTGGAGCTGATCCTGGAGATCTGCTCTTACCTGGAAGCCAGGTTTGTTCTCGAGGTCTTGCCCTTGGTCTGTCGGACCCTCAGGGATATTGTGCAGGACCCAGTGACCTGGAGGATTCGCCTTCAGAAGAGGATCAGTGGGTGTTACCCAGTGGTGGAAG AGGAGGACTTTGACTGGCCGGCTGCCTGCATGGAGCTAGAGGAGCATCTCAGGCACTGGGCCTCTGATGGCAGGAGGACAGAGTACTTCTCCCTCGCCGACGGCCACTTTGCCTCCATCGACTCCGTTCTGCTTTTGCAG GGAGGGGCTCTCTGTGTCTCGGGCTCCCGGGATCGGAACGTCAACCTGTGGGATCTGCGGGAGCTAGGCCAGTCCCCAGACAAGGTGCTGGTAAAAGCCCTGGGCACGGAACGCAACGGAACGCACAAG GGCTGGGTGTGGTCGTTGGCTTCAAGAGACAACAAGGTGTGCTCAGGCTCCTGGGACAGCACGGTGAAGCTGTGGGACATAGAGGCCAATGGGCAGCAGTTTGGGGAGATACG tgggaaAGCTCCTGTGCTGTGTCTCTCCTACCTGCCCGACATCCTGGTCACGGGGACCTACGATAAGAAGGTGACCGTGTATGACCCGCGAG CCACCCAGGCCCCGTTGAAGAGCCGCAAGCTCCACTCCAGCGCTGTCCTGTCCCTCATGGCTGACGAGCATTTCATCATCTCTGGCAGCGAGGACCGGACACTGGTCATCTTCGATCGAAGGGGCAATAGCGTCCTCCAGAGGCTGCAG ctggAATCCTACCTAATCTCCATGTCCTACCAGGGGACACAGCTGTGGGCCGGGGACAACCAGGGACTGCTCTATGTGTTTGAAAACCGAGGAGGCCGCTTCCAGCACATCCGG TACTTCGATGTGGGTCACCGGTCTCAGATCACTGGGGTCTGGCACTCCCTGGGCACTCTGTATACGACCTCGACAGACAAGACCCTGCGG ATACACGTTCCGACGGACCCGCCTCACACGGTCTGTTCACAGACGCACAACAACGTGCTGAATGGG ATCAGCGCCGAAGGCAACATTGTTGTAGCTGCCTCTGGGGGCCCGTCCTTGGAAATCTGGAGGCTCGATGCCTGA
- the FBXW9 gene encoding F-box/WD repeat-containing protein 9 isoform X1, producing the protein MDLALNASEDPQGSDNDSDAENKVDPDTQAQEYIDRVLSSAQPRHRAQCSPPKSLPVGLGAQASEHRSPLELKKSPASDGATSGLLALPLELILEICSYLEARFVLEVLPLVCRTLRDIVQDPVTWRIRLQKRISGCYPVVEEEDFDWPAACMELEEHLRHWASDGRRTEYFSLADGHFASIDSVLLLQDPWPVCLLLLQGGALCVSGSRDRNVNLWDLRELGQSPDKVLVKALGTERNGTHKGWVWSLASRDNKVCSGSWDSTVKLWDIEANGQQFGEIRGKAPVLCLSYLPDILVTGTYDKKVTVYDPRATQAPLKSRKLHSSAVLSLMADEHFIISGSEDRTLVIFDRRGNSVLQRLQLESYLISMSYQGTQLWAGDNQGLLYVFENRGGRFQHIRYFDVGHRSQITGVWHSLGTLYTTSTDKTLRIHVPTDPPHTVCSQTHNNVLNGISAEGNIVVAASGGPSLEIWRLDA; encoded by the exons ATGGACCTGGCATTGAACGCCTCTGAGGACCCCCAAGGCTCTGACAATGACTCCGACGCAGAGAACAAGGTTGATCCAGACACGCAGGCTCAGGAGTACATCGACCGTGTCCTCAGCTCTGCTCAGCCCCGCCACAGGGCCCAGTGCTCACCTCCCAAGTCACTCCCTGTGGGGCTTGGGGCCCAGGCATCGGAGCACAGGTCTCCTCTGGAGCTGAAGAAGTCTCCGGCAAGCGACGGTGCGACCTCTGGGCTGCTAGCCCTTCCTCTGGAGCTGATCCTGGAGATCTGCTCTTACCTGGAAGCCAGGTTTGTTCTCGAGGTCTTGCCCTTGGTCTGTCGGACCCTCAGGGATATTGTGCAGGACCCAGTGACCTGGAGGATTCGCCTTCAGAAGAGGATCAGTGGGTGTTACCCAGTGGTGGAAG AGGAGGACTTTGACTGGCCGGCTGCCTGCATGGAGCTAGAGGAGCATCTCAGGCACTGGGCCTCTGATGGCAGGAGGACAGAGTACTTCTCCCTCGCCGACGGCCACTTTGCCTCCATCGACTCCGTTCTGCTTTTGCAG GACCCGTGGCCAGTCTGTCTCCTTCTCTTGCAGGGAGGGGCTCTCTGTGTCTCGGGCTCCCGGGATCGGAACGTCAACCTGTGGGATCTGCGGGAGCTAGGCCAGTCCCCAGACAAGGTGCTGGTAAAAGCCCTGGGCACGGAACGCAACGGAACGCACAAG GGCTGGGTGTGGTCGTTGGCTTCAAGAGACAACAAGGTGTGCTCAGGCTCCTGGGACAGCACGGTGAAGCTGTGGGACATAGAGGCCAATGGGCAGCAGTTTGGGGAGATACG tgggaaAGCTCCTGTGCTGTGTCTCTCCTACCTGCCCGACATCCTGGTCACGGGGACCTACGATAAGAAGGTGACCGTGTATGACCCGCGAG CCACCCAGGCCCCGTTGAAGAGCCGCAAGCTCCACTCCAGCGCTGTCCTGTCCCTCATGGCTGACGAGCATTTCATCATCTCTGGCAGCGAGGACCGGACACTGGTCATCTTCGATCGAAGGGGCAATAGCGTCCTCCAGAGGCTGCAG ctggAATCCTACCTAATCTCCATGTCCTACCAGGGGACACAGCTGTGGGCCGGGGACAACCAGGGACTGCTCTATGTGTTTGAAAACCGAGGAGGCCGCTTCCAGCACATCCGG TACTTCGATGTGGGTCACCGGTCTCAGATCACTGGGGTCTGGCACTCCCTGGGCACTCTGTATACGACCTCGACAGACAAGACCCTGCGG ATACACGTTCCGACGGACCCGCCTCACACGGTCTGTTCACAGACGCACAACAACGTGCTGAATGGG ATCAGCGCCGAAGGCAACATTGTTGTAGCTGCCTCTGGGGGCCCGTCCTTGGAAATCTGGAGGCTCGATGCCTGA
- the FBXW9 gene encoding F-box/WD repeat-containing protein 9 isoform X3, whose protein sequence is MELEEHLRHWASDGRRTEYFSLADGHFASIDSVLLLQGGALCVSGSRDRNVNLWDLRELGQSPDKVLVKALGTERNGTHKGWVWSLASRDNKVCSGSWDSTVKLWDIEANGQQFGEIRGKAPVLCLSYLPDILVTGTYDKKVTVYDPRATQAPLKSRKLHSSAVLSLMADEHFIISGSEDRTLVIFDRRGNSVLQRLQLESYLISMSYQGTQLWAGDNQGLLYVFENRGGRFQHIRYFDVGHRSQITGVWHSLGTLYTTSTDKTLRIHVPTDPPHTVCSQTHNNVLNGISAEGNIVVAASGGPSLEIWRLDA, encoded by the exons ATGGAGCTAGAGGAGCATCTCAGGCACTGGGCCTCTGATGGCAGGAGGACAGAGTACTTCTCCCTCGCCGACGGCCACTTTGCCTCCATCGACTCCGTTCTGCTTTTGCAG GGAGGGGCTCTCTGTGTCTCGGGCTCCCGGGATCGGAACGTCAACCTGTGGGATCTGCGGGAGCTAGGCCAGTCCCCAGACAAGGTGCTGGTAAAAGCCCTGGGCACGGAACGCAACGGAACGCACAAG GGCTGGGTGTGGTCGTTGGCTTCAAGAGACAACAAGGTGTGCTCAGGCTCCTGGGACAGCACGGTGAAGCTGTGGGACATAGAGGCCAATGGGCAGCAGTTTGGGGAGATACG tgggaaAGCTCCTGTGCTGTGTCTCTCCTACCTGCCCGACATCCTGGTCACGGGGACCTACGATAAGAAGGTGACCGTGTATGACCCGCGAG CCACCCAGGCCCCGTTGAAGAGCCGCAAGCTCCACTCCAGCGCTGTCCTGTCCCTCATGGCTGACGAGCATTTCATCATCTCTGGCAGCGAGGACCGGACACTGGTCATCTTCGATCGAAGGGGCAATAGCGTCCTCCAGAGGCTGCAG ctggAATCCTACCTAATCTCCATGTCCTACCAGGGGACACAGCTGTGGGCCGGGGACAACCAGGGACTGCTCTATGTGTTTGAAAACCGAGGAGGCCGCTTCCAGCACATCCGG TACTTCGATGTGGGTCACCGGTCTCAGATCACTGGGGTCTGGCACTCCCTGGGCACTCTGTATACGACCTCGACAGACAAGACCCTGCGG ATACACGTTCCGACGGACCCGCCTCACACGGTCTGTTCACAGACGCACAACAACGTGCTGAATGGG ATCAGCGCCGAAGGCAACATTGTTGTAGCTGCCTCTGGGGGCCCGTCCTTGGAAATCTGGAGGCTCGATGCCTGA
- the LOC116817748 gene encoding guanine nucleotide-binding protein G(I)/G(S)/G(O) subunit gamma-12-like: protein MLGKAASCNHTSQGRRAVEQLRTEARLERMKVSKAACELLQYCRVHAQSDPLLTGVPASANPFKDKKTCSIL, encoded by the exons ATGTTGGGGAAGGCAGCCAGCTGCAATCACACAAGCCAGGGCCGGAGGGCAGTGGAGCAGCTGCGGACAGAAGCCAGGCTGGAGAGAATGAAG GTCTCCAAGGCAGCCTGCGAGCTGCTGCAGTACTGCCGGGTACACGCGCAGAGCGACCCGCTGCTGACCggggtccctgcctctgccaaCCCCTTCAAAGACAAGAAAACCTGCAGCATCCTGTGA